Part of the Sulfitobacter donghicola DSW-25 = KCTC 12864 = JCM 14565 genome, TCTTCTTCAACACCAAGGTGCTCAACAACGATCTTTTTAACGCGGTCTGCGACGTCGCTCATACTATAGTCCTCACTCATCGGGCCAACTGGCCCCTTTTTGGGTATCTGCCAACCGCACAAAAACACGGCGTCAGACGGTGCCCCGAATTAGGGCGGCTCGTTTCCTTGTTTGCACAAGGGACAGGACACGATCAAGCGCCTGTCTGGTTTTCCTGCGCCCCCTTTAGCATATGATGCGGGGTACGCAAACGCTTATCCAAGCGCGTCTATAACATGGCCATGCCACCATTCACATGCAAGGTCGCCCCTGTAATATAGGCCGCTTGCTCGCTGGCTAGATATACAACAGCCCCTGCGATCTCATCTGGAGTGCCCATCCGACCAGCCGGAATTTGCGTCATGATTCCCGATTTTTGATCATCGGTCAGCTTGTCCGTCATCGCTGTCGCAATGAAACCCGGCGCAATCGCATTCACCGTGATTCCACGGCTGGCAACCTCATAGGCCAGGCTTTTGGACATGCCGATCATGCCAGCCTTGGATGCCGCATAGTTCGCCTGCCCAGGGTTCCCCGTGGCCCCGACGATAGAAGAAATATTGATGATCCGCCCTGAACGGGCCTTCATCATGCCGCGCATGACACCCTTACACAGTTTGAACGTCGCCGTGAGGTTCACATCCAGAACAGACTGCCATTCATCATCCGACATCCGCATAAACAGGTTGTCACGGGTGATGCCCGCGTTGTTCACCAAAATATCAACCGAACCCATCGCCTCGGTCGCCTGTTTCGGCAATGCCTCAACAGCTTCCATATCGCTCAGGTTACAGGGCAGCACATGGGCGCGCTCCCCCAGTTCTGCGGCCAAAGCCTCCAACGGCTCTGTGCGCGTCCCTGATAGACCCACGGTAGCCCCCTGAGCATGCAGCGCACGCGCAATATCGGCGCCAATGCCACCTGATGCACCCGTAATCAGTGCATTCTTTCCCGTTAGATCAAACATCATTTTATCCTTCTTCATTCCATACTTTTACAGGCTCCGTCAAAAGCCCGTATTGCACAATCTCTTGCGCGTTCATCTTATGTATCCCGCCCTCTGGCGCTGCCTGCAAGGCAAACCAGTAAAAGGCGTCCGAGCCGAGCATCTGCTCAACGTATTGCCGCCGCTTCTCATGTGCATCAGACTCTCTCGGTAAGGTACTGCCGACAACGCCTTTGTCTTTCCAACTGCTTAAGTGGATGCCAGCGCCACTCACCATCCGGCGCTCTTTTCCCGCGATAAAGAGCGAAACGCCACCCGCTGCGATGTCGCTATCGCTTTGAAGCTCGGTGTTCAGGCCGCGTTGCCGGATCTCCTGCCCCATAGCCATGACGACATCGTCGTCTCGCGTGTCGGGTATATCTTGCAAGGCAATCGTCTGGATCTGCGGGTTTTCCGCCAGAACGGCCACAAACTCGGCCAATGCGCGCCTGCCCACAACACCGTGCAGCAACAATCGCTCGTTCACCACGACAAAACCCAACCTGCGGCGAAGCCCGTGCATTTGCCCGCCACAGCCGGACAGGGCCGCGCCTGCACAGATCAGAAGCGCGCGTCGAGAGAGCACCTTAGGCTTCAACGGCAGCTTTCACGTCAGCAGATACGCCAACATTGCGTAGGGTGCTTTCCTTGTGAATCCGGCGAATCATACCCGATAGGGCCTTGCCCGCCCCGATTTCCCAAAACTCGGTCACACCCTGCGCCACCATCCATTCGACCGAGGAACGCCAGCGCACGCGGCCTGTGACCTGCTCGACCAACAACTGAGCGATGGGATCAGCCTCTGACACCGCTTCGGCCAGAACATTCGCAACCAAAGGCACCACAGGTGCGCTGATTTCAACTCCGGCCAAAGCTTTGGCCATTTCATCAGCAGCAGGCTGCATCAAGGCACAGTGGAAAGGTGCAGAAACAGGCAAAGGCAAGGCGCGCTTGGCCCCTTTTGACTTTGCCATGTCGATTGCGCGCTCAACCGCCGCCTTGCTGCCCGAGATAACGTTCTGCGTCGGATCGTTTTCATTCGCCAGCTGGCACACGTCATCACCAGCAGCTTCTTGCGCCAATGCCGTCACATCATCCCCAGACAGCCCCAAGATCGCCGCCATTGCGCCCTGCCCCACAGGAACAGCCGACTGCATCGCGCGACCGCGTGTGCGCAACAAACGCGCCGTATCCGCCAACGAGAAAACGCCCGCCGCACATAGCGCCGAATATTCGCCCAAACTGTGCCCTGCCACAAATGACGCTCTGCTGACCTCGATACCTTCCGCCTCAAGCGCGCGCATCGCAGCAATAGACGTCGCCATCAAAGCAGGCTGGGCGTTTTCGGTCAGCGTCAGCGTCTCGATATCCCCCTCCCAGATCAGCGCAGACAGCTTTTCACCCAAAGCATCGTCAACTTCCTCAAAAACAGCGCGTGCTGCCGGATAGGCCTGTGCCAGATCATGGCCCATCCCAATAGTTTGTGCGCCCTGCCCTGGGAAAACGAATGCGGTACTCATGAACTGTCTCCTGAAAATGTTCGGCATCGGTGTAACGAAGCACGCGCCCTGTCACAAGAGCGCACACTGCCTCTGCGTAAACGCCAATTGTTCCCGAGGCAGGACAAGTTAGATACAGTCGTATCAACTAATCCGGAGTCCCCCATGGCAATTCGCAATTCCCACACCCGATACGGCAGCGTTACGCGCACCCTCCATTGGCTTACCGCGCTGCTGGTAATCACTTTGATCCCAGTTGCCCTTGTTGCCAACGCCCTGCCTTTTGACACCTCCGAAGAGCTCACCCGTAAGGCATGGTTCTTTTCCTTGCACAAAACGCTTGGCGTCGCAGTCTTCTTTGTATCCCTTGCACGCATCCTTTGGGCAATCTCCCAGCCAAAACCCGCCCCCCTTCATCCAGATGCAAAGGCCGAGACCTTTCTGGCCGAGGTGGCACATTGGCTGCTTTATGGCTCATTGATGTTGGTCCCGCTGTCTGGTTGGATTCACCACGCCGCCACAACCGGCTTTGCGCCTATCTGGTGGCCCTTGGGGCAAAGCCTGCCAATGGTGCCAAAATCAGAAACTGTCGCCGCCGTGTTTGGCGGGGCCCACTGGGTATTGGGCAAAGTCATGGCCGCAACAATCGCGCTGCATGTTCTGGGCGCAGTAAAACACCAAATCATCGACAAGGACGCAACCTTGCGCCGTATGTTGAACGGCGCACCTGAATTGGCCGACCTCCCCCCCTCCCGCCATGGGGTTTCTCCCTTGCTTGGCGCGTTTGTGGTCTGGGCAGTCACGCTAACCGCCGGTGGCTTGGGCGGCTTGTACCAGCCACATGGCTCAACCACACAGGCCGCCGCCTTGGCCGAGGTCTCCTCTGACTGGACCGTCCAACAGGGTGACATCAACATCGCCGTGACCCAGTTCGGCTCGGCCGTTGAGGGGCGTTTTGCCGATTGGACGGCTAAGATCGCCTTTGACCCCGATGTACCCAGCGGCCCTTCAGGCAATGTAGAGGTGGTTATCTCCATCGGCTCCCTCACGCTCGGCTCGGTGACCGATCAGGCCATGGGACCCGATTTCTTTGATGCCGAGACCTTCACCAAAGCCATTTTCAAAGCCGATATCATTACTGGTGTTGATGGTTTTTTGGCCGAGGGGACATTGACGATCAAAGATCAGACAATCCCCCTGTCGATGCCTTTCCACCTGTCCGTTGAGGGCGATACCGCAAATATGAAGGCCGACCTGACACTGGATCGCCGCGACTTTGGCATTGGTGCGAATATGCCCGATGAAAGCTCACTCGCCTTTGCGGTGAAAACATCTGTGCAACTCACCGCAACCAAGGCAGCGGACCAATAACAAAAAAGGGCCGCAGGAAGCATCCTTCCCGCGGCCCTTTTCTATTTGATTGATCGCTTCTTATTCAGCTTTTGCAGCTTCCAAAGAGATCACAACCTTAACTTCGTCGCTCACGTGGGGGGCGAATTTTCCAACACCAAAATCGGAACGCAGCAACGTCGCGGTTGCGTTAAAACCAACCCAAGGCTTGCCCGCGATCGGGTGGTCCGCCACTTGGTTCAGTTTGGCGTCCAGCACAACGGATTTTGTGACGTCGTTCATTGTCAGATCACCCGTGATCATGGCCGTGTCATCGCCTGTCACTTTGATGCTGGTGGAAGAAAACGTGATCACATCTTCGTCAGTCGCGCCAAAGAAGTCGTCAGCCATAAAGTGGCTGTCGCGCTTTTCCCAACCGGTGAACATCGATTTGGTCGGCATGGAAACGGATACGGAAGAGTTTGCAGGGCTGTCCTGATCAAACATGATCTCGCCCTCAAAGCCCGAGAACATGCCATAAGTTGTTGAAAAGCCTAAGTGCTCATAAGAAAACACAACTTGGCTGTGGCTGGAATCAAGGGTGTACTTTTCAGCGGCAAACGCCATCGACGCGGAAGCAGACAGCAAAGCCGCCATTACAAGAGATTTCATTGGGGATACTCCATGTTGAATATGGCGGTATAATTGCCCCGCCCCTGCGAAAACTCAATCCCGCAGCTATCAACACCTTGTGCGCGCATGTGAACAACAGCGCATAAGCCCAGCTATATTGAATTAAAGGAGTTTTCCCGCTGAGCGTAATGCCGCCAATAGGGAGGCATGGGCGGTTGCATTGCTTAGCGTGATCTCTGCCAGCAGACGATTGCTGTGCCCCCAGAAGGTGATGTGGCGCCCCTCTAGTTCAACCAGATGAAGATCACAAAAAGCGCAGCGCTCAAGAATTCGCTGATCTGCAGGTGCCCCCTCTCGGACCAATCGGATTTCACAAGCCGCGACATCAATTTCCACAATCGGCGGCAGGGGGGGCAAGCTTGCCTGCCACAAACCAACACACAAAAACGCCGCGATGATGGAAACCATTAGCTTGAACAGCATAATGTCGCTTTCCCATCCCGCACCAGGGGCAAGCCAAACAAACAATGCCACAAACATCATCGTTGCCGCGCCCATGCGCTGCGCAAGACGCCCCATCAAGCGGTTGCCGTTCAACCGATAGGGAATACCAATCGCCGGTACCGGCGCAAAGGAAGAGTTGGTGGCGTAAGTCATGGCAAAATCCTTGTACGTTCAACACCTTGTTTGACGTTGAAAAAGGACTAAAACGGGGCACCCTCACGGCGGTCGCGCGGCATTTAATAAAATCTTATGTTCCGCTCGGACATGCCTGCTTGCACAAACCGTCAAACGGTGTATATGCGGGGCTTCCTTTGCTAGACGATTTAACCGCGCAGACTCTCGTGGTGGGGCCGCAAAGGATCATCGCCCTGCCTATGAAATGCGCCTTGAAATAAGTGGAGCACACATGCCGCTATATGAGCATGTTATGATTGCGCGTCAGGACTTGTCCAACACGCAAGCCGAAGGCCTGATCGAACATTTTGGCACAGTCCTGTCCGACAACGGCGGGTCACTCGTAGACAGCGAGTACTGGGGCGTCAAAACGATGGCCTATAAAATCAACAAGAACCGCAAAGGCCACTATGCCTTCTTGCGCTCCGATGCACCGGCACCTGCCGTGCAGGAGATGGAACGTCTGATGCGTCTGCACGACGACGTAATGCGCGTTCTGACCATCAAAGTCGATGAGCACAAAGACCTGCCATCGGTTCAGATGCAAAAACGTGACGAGCGCCCAGAGCGCCGTGAGCGTCGCTGATTTTAGCTTGAGTAAAAGGACTTAACCCATGGCTGCAAAACCATTTTTCCGCCGCCGCAAGGTCTGCCCATTCTCGGGCGACAATGCACCGGCCATCGATTACAAAGACACACGTCTTCTGCAACGCTACATCTCTGAGCGCGGCAAAATCGTTCCTTCCCGTATCACCGCAGTATCTGCGAAAAAGCAGCGTGAACTGGCCCGTGCCATCAAACGCGCCCGCTTCCTCGCCCTGCTGCCATACGCAGTGAAGTAAGGAGTAAACAATATGCAAGTTATCCTTCTCCAACGCGTTCCAAAGCTGGGCCAAATGGGCGACGTCGTTGACGTTAAACCAGGCTTCGCACGTAACTATCTGCTCCCGCAGAAAAAGGCGCTGACAGCTTCCAAAGCAAACGTAGAAGCATTCGAGGGCCAAAAAGCCCAGCTTGAGGCACAAAACCTCGAGACGAAAGCAGAAGCAGAAGCAATGTCCGAAAAGCTGAACGGCCAACAGTTTGTTGTGATTCGTTCCGCATCGGACGCAGGCGCGCTTTATGGTTCCGTTACAACACGGGACGCCGCCGAAGCCGCAACCGCCGAAGGCTTTACCGTTGATCGCAAGCAGGTCGTTCTGGTCGCACCAATCAAATACTTGGGCGTTCACGATGTAACTGTTGTTCTGCACCCAGAAGTAGAAGCCACAATCGAGCTGAACGTCGCCCGTTCACCCGAGGAAGCTGAACTTCAGGCCGCTGGTAAATCCATTCAGGAACTGGCAGCAGAAGAAGAAGCAGCAGCAGAATTCGAGATTTCCGAATTGTTCGACGATATCGGCTCTGCCGCGTCCGACGACGACGATCTTGCCGAAGCTGTCTCTTCCGACGAAGAAGCACCAGCGGAAGACGCAGACAAGTAAGTCTAACGTCTCTGTACAAATTCAAACGCCGCGCATTTTGCGCGGCGTTTTTCGTTGGCGGCTCCTCAACTCAGGCATTTGTTAGTTCATCACGCACAACCATCAGAATCTTGCCCAGCTTGTTCAACCCCGCCCCATCCGGCCCACACCCCCAATAGGCATCCATCGGAGCATTCTCGACGATATTTGCATGCCCTGTGTTCAACAACATCTGGCGGGGCACCTCATGGGTTTGGAATTTCTTGCGCACAGCCTCCAGCATGATTTGGTCTTTGACCTCTTCCCAATCCTCCCGCAGCTTGATTTCGCGTGTCATACCAAGAGCTTTGGCAGCTTTGGGTTTGCCGCTCCCCCGTATTTTTTCCTGATAGGCGCTGTCACGAAACTTCATCGCCTGAAAGTAATGTTCGACCGTCCGCCACCATTTGTCGTCCATCTCAACACCGTAAGGCGCAAAA contains:
- the rplI gene encoding 50S ribosomal protein L9: MQVILLQRVPKLGQMGDVVDVKPGFARNYLLPQKKALTASKANVEAFEGQKAQLEAQNLETKAEAEAMSEKLNGQQFVVIRSASDAGALYGSVTTRDAAEAATAEGFTVDRKQVVLVAPIKYLGVHDVTVVLHPEVEATIELNVARSPEEAELQAAGKSIQELAAEEEAAAEFEISELFDDIGSAASDDDDLAEAVSSDEEAPAEDADK
- the fabD gene encoding ACP S-malonyltransferase, which encodes MSTAFVFPGQGAQTIGMGHDLAQAYPAARAVFEEVDDALGEKLSALIWEGDIETLTLTENAQPALMATSIAAMRALEAEGIEVSRASFVAGHSLGEYSALCAAGVFSLADTARLLRTRGRAMQSAVPVGQGAMAAILGLSGDDVTALAQEAAGDDVCQLANENDPTQNVISGSKAAVERAIDMAKSKGAKRALPLPVSAPFHCALMQPAADEMAKALAGVEISAPVVPLVANVLAEAVSEADPIAQLLVEQVTGRVRWRSSVEWMVAQGVTEFWEIGAGKALSGMIRRIHKESTLRNVGVSADVKAAVEA
- a CDS encoding YceI family protein produces the protein MKSLVMAALLSASASMAFAAEKYTLDSSHSQVVFSYEHLGFSTTYGMFSGFEGEIMFDQDSPANSSVSVSMPTKSMFTGWEKRDSHFMADDFFGATDEDVITFSSTSIKVTGDDTAMITGDLTMNDVTKSVVLDAKLNQVADHPIAGKPWVGFNATATLLRSDFGVGKFAPHVSDEVKVVISLEAAKAE
- a CDS encoding NADAR family protein produces the protein MTEIETIYFYAQTDDYAEFSNFAPYGVEMDDKWWRTVEHYFQAMKFRDSAYQEKIRGSGKPKAAKALGMTREIKLREDWEEVKDQIMLEAVRKKFQTHEVPRQMLLNTGHANIVENAPMDAYWGCGPDGAGLNKLGKILMVVRDELTNA
- the fabG gene encoding 3-oxoacyl-ACP reductase FabG, which translates into the protein MFDLTGKNALITGASGGIGADIARALHAQGATVGLSGTRTEPLEALAAELGERAHVLPCNLSDMEAVEALPKQATEAMGSVDILVNNAGITRDNLFMRMSDDEWQSVLDVNLTATFKLCKGVMRGMMKARSGRIINISSIVGATGNPGQANYAASKAGMIGMSKSLAYEVASRGITVNAIAPGFIATAMTDKLTDDQKSGIMTQIPAGRMGTPDEIAGAVVYLASEQAAYITGATLHVNGGMAML
- the rpsR gene encoding 30S ribosomal protein S18; protein product: MAAKPFFRRRKVCPFSGDNAPAIDYKDTRLLQRYISERGKIVPSRITAVSAKKQRELARAIKRARFLALLPYAVK
- the rpsF gene encoding 30S ribosomal protein S6 — its product is MPLYEHVMIARQDLSNTQAEGLIEHFGTVLSDNGGSLVDSEYWGVKTMAYKINKNRKGHYAFLRSDAPAPAVQEMERLMRLHDDVMRVLTIKVDEHKDLPSVQMQKRDERPERRERR
- a CDS encoding cytochrome b/b6 domain-containing protein, yielding MAIRNSHTRYGSVTRTLHWLTALLVITLIPVALVANALPFDTSEELTRKAWFFSLHKTLGVAVFFVSLARILWAISQPKPAPLHPDAKAETFLAEVAHWLLYGSLMLVPLSGWIHHAATTGFAPIWWPLGQSLPMVPKSETVAAVFGGAHWVLGKVMAATIALHVLGAVKHQIIDKDATLRRMLNGAPELADLPPSRHGVSPLLGAFVVWAVTLTAGGLGGLYQPHGSTTQAAALAEVSSDWTVQQGDINIAVTQFGSAVEGRFADWTAKIAFDPDVPSGPSGNVEVVISIGSLTLGSVTDQAMGPDFFDAETFTKAIFKADIITGVDGFLAEGTLTIKDQTIPLSMPFHLSVEGDTANMKADLTLDRRDFGIGANMPDESSLAFAVKTSVQLTATKAADQ